The region CAGCTCCGGCATCGCCATGCGTCGAGCGGAGTTAGCCAGGCGCTCACCGTTTTGTTCCGGACGGAAAGAAACCAGCTCACCGTTGGGCTGACGGTAGACCTTCAGGCCCTCGAAAATGGCCTGTCCGTAGTGGAAGACGTTGGAGGCCGGGTCCATGATTAGTGGCTGGTACGGCACGACCTGTGCGTTGTGCCAACCATCGGCTTCGCTCCAGTCGATGGTGACCATGTGGTCGCTAAAGTACTTGCCAAAACCTGGGTTGGCCAGAATCTTGTCCAACTCCTCCGGGGAGGTTGGATTGTCAGTGCGAGTCACGGTGTAGTTCAGCATGACCTTAATGTACTCCTTTAACTATTGGGAGGCAGGAATAGGGGTGCATTCACAAACGCGTATGGTGGTAGGTCATAAAAGTATTCCCAATTAAAGGAGGATTCAGTGGCAGCATCGACTGTTGACCTACCCGCACGCGGCAGCTTTCCGGAGGTGAAGCTGGCAAAGAAGGCTCCAAAGAAGGCTGATGCCCTGCTGGTTGTAGCATTTAAGGGCGAGGAAGGCCTGGAGCTTCCTGCTAGCTCCCTGCTGGGCGGTTCTGCTACCCGTGCGCTCTACGAATCCCTGACTGCCGTTGGTGCTACCGGTAAGGCCAACGAGGTCACCCGCGTGCCGGCTCCGGCGAAGGCTGGTGTGGCCTCAGTTATCGCTGTGGGCTTGGGCGATGCCGATGAGCTTGACGATGAAACCATGCGCCGCGCCGCCGGCACCGCCGCACGTGCACTCAAGGGCGTGGGCACTGTTGCAACCTCCCTGGGTGATTTCGGTCTGGCCGCTGCTGTCGAGGGCATCATCCTAGGCGGCTACAACCACCGCGGCATCCGCTCTTCTGAGCTTGCCGATAAGGAAGCACCAGCTACCGTCGTCTTCGCTGACGATAAGTCCAAGGCCAAGGAGTTCGAGGCAGCCAAGATTGGCGCTGAGTCCGTCCTGCTGGCCCGCGACCTGGTCAACACCCCGTCGAACTTCCTCTACCCGGAGTCCTACGCAGAGTTCCTGCGCGCCCAGGGCGAAGAAGTCGGCCTGGACGTGGAAATCCTGGATGAGAAGGAGCTGAAGAAGCAGGGCTTCGGCGGCATCCTGTCTGTTGGCCAGGGTTCTGCTCGCCCACCGCGCCTGGTTCGCCTGACCTGGGCCCCGCGCAAGGCTAAGCGCTCTGTCGCACTGGTTGGCAAGGGTATTACCTTCGATACCGGCGGAATTTCTTTGAAGCCAGGTTCTGGCATGTGGGACATGATTTCTGACATGGGTGGTTCTGCTGCCATGGCTGCCTCCATCATCGCTGCAGCCAAGCTCGAACTACCGGTCAAAGTCACCGCTACCCTGCCGCTGGCAGAAAACATGCCTTCCGGTTCTGCCACCCGCCCAGGCGATGTCATCACCCACTACGGCGGCAAGACCTCTGAGGTTCTCAACACTGACGCTGAGGGCCGCCTGGTGCTTGCCGATGCCATCGCACGCGCCAGCGAAGACAACCCGGACTACCTGCTGGAGACCGCTACCCTGACCGGTGCACAGATGGTTGCTCTCGGCGACCGCACCGCCGGCATCATGGGCTCGGATGAGCTGCGCGACCACCTGGCTGAGCTGGGCCGCTCCGTAGGTGAGAACGCCTGGGCTATGCCGCTGCTGGAAGAGCACGACGAGCAGCTGAAGTCCGGCAACGCCGATATGCGCAACATCCACGTCAAGCGCGAGGGCGGCATGGAATTTGCTGGTACCTACCTCAAGCAGTTCGTGGGCGAAGGCATCGAGTGGGCTCACATCGATATCGCTGGCCCATCCATGAACGGCGGCAGTGCCTGGGGCTACACCCCGAAGCAGGCTACCGGCGTTCCGGTACGCACCATCATCGCTGCACTGACTGAGATTTCGCAGCAGAAAAAGAAGAAGTAAAGCGCTGCGTTAAGCTGCAGCGTGAAAACGCTGCAACGCTAAAAACACAGAGAAGGTGGCTGGCTCTATGAGCTAGCCACCTTTACTTTTAGCTTGATGGTGCGTCTACGACGCTGACCATCAACCGACACTGTCTCCAGTGTCTGGGTTTTGGCCCTTTTCAAAGCGGGCGCGACGCTCGCGTTGTTCTTCACGCTTACGCAGAATCCGCTCGCGCTCCATGCGCTCGCGCATCCGCTGCGGGTAACCGGTGTCTTCGACGTCGTAGACCGGGCACTGCAGTAGCTTGGCGACGGCGTCGATACCTTTTGGTCCACCAATGCGACGGCGAATGAATTCCCCGTTTTCGTCTACGACGACGACAGACATCTCGTTGACGACGGTCTCGGGCTCAATAAAGGCCTCGATGAACGCACGTCCTGCAACCCATTTTTGCAGTTCCGCCGCGTCTTCTTCACGGATCGTTTCTCCTGGACCACGGGGTGGTCGCAGCGGGGATCCTGACTTGTTGCGACGGAAGAGGTTGAACATGATTTAACACCTTACCCGCAAGGAGGGTAGCTAATAGCACCCACTTACACGCGCCCGTTGCAATCAAGCTGTAGGATTGGGCAACAGCGATATTTACTTCCAACTTTCGAGGAGTCTTATTTCTCATGGCGCACTCCGTTGAGATGCCCGAACTGGGCGAATCCGTAACCGAAGGCACGATCTCCCAGTGGCTGAAGTCCGTCGGCGATACCGTCGAGGTCGACGAGGCCCTGCTCGAGGTCTCCACCGACAAGGTCGATACCGAAATTCCTTCCCCGGTAGCCGGCACCATTCTGGAAATTAAGGCCGAGGAAGACGACACCATCGAGGTCGGCGAAGTCATCGCCATCATCGGTGACGAGGATGAGTCTGCTAACGATTCCGACGATGACGACGAAGACTCCAAGGACGAGTCCGACGACTCCTCCGAGGATAAGGACGACGAAGAGTCTGACGACTCTTCGGATGACAAGGACGAAAAGAAGGAAAAGAAGTCCAAGGGCGGCTCCGGCGACGCATCTGACGTAGAGATGCCAGAGCTCGGCGAGTCCGTTACCGAAGGCACCATTACTCAGTGGCTGAAGTCCGTCGGCGACGAGGTCGAGGTCGACGAGCCACTGCTCGAGGTCTCCACCGACAAGGTCGACACCGAGATTCCTTCCCCTGTCGCTGGCACCCTGATCGAGATCCTCGCCGAGGAAGACGACACCGTTGAGGTCGGCGAAGTCATCGCTCGCGTGGGTGACGAAGACGCCGCAGGCTCCTCTGGCGATGATGACGACGAGGACGAAGACGACTCCAAGGACGAGGAGAAGGAAGAGTCCAAGGAAGACTCTGACGACTCTTCGGATGACAAGGACGAGAAGTCCGAGAAGAAGGACAAGAAGGAGTCCAAGGGCGGCTCCGGCGAGGCATCCGACGTGGAGATGCCTGAGCTCGGCGAGTCCGTTACCGAAGGCACCATTACCCAGTGGCTGAAGTCCGTCGGCGACGAAGTCGAGGTCGACGAGCCACTGCTCGAGGTCTCCACCGACAAGGTCGACACCGAGATTCCTTCCCCGGTAGCCGGCACCCTGGTTGAAATCCTGGCTGAGGAGGACGACACCATCGAGGTGGGCGCCGTTATCGCACGCATCGGTGACGAAGACGCGGCAGAGTCTGGCGACTCTGACGATGATTCGGATGACGAAGACGAGTCCAAGGACGAAGAGAACGAGAAGAAGTCCGCTGACTCTGATGAGGAGCAGAAGGACGACTCCGCAGACTCTGACGACGCCAAGAAGAAGGCCAAGGAGAAGGAAGAGTCTGACGACTCTTCGGAGGATAAGGACGACAAGAAGTCCGAGCCCAAGGATGAGAAGAAGTCCGACGATAAGAAGGTCAACTCCGGCGATGACGTTCCTTACGTCACCCCGCTGGTGCGCAAGCTGGCTGAAAAGCACGGTGTAGACCTGAAGCAGGTTGAGGGCACCGGTGTTGGTGGCCGCATCCGCAAGCAGGACGTGCTGGCTGCTGCTGAAGAGGGCGAGAAGCCGGTTGAAGACAAGGACTCCGGTTCTTCCGATCCGCGCGCTAACTGGTCCACCAAGTCCGTGGACCTGGACAAGCAGGAGCTCATCGGCACCACCCAGAAGGTCAACCGTATCCGCGAGATCACGGCTACCAAGATGGTGGAAGCCCTGCAGATTTCTGCACAGCTCACCCACGTTCAGGAAGTCGATATGACTGCCATCTGGGACCTGCGCAAGAAGTCCAAGCAGGCATTCATCGATAAGCACGGTGCAAACCTGTCCTTCCTGCCGTTCATCGTGAAGGCCACCGTTGAGGCTCTGGTCTACCACCCGAACGTCAACGCCTCCTACGACCCGAAGTCCAAGGAGATGACCTACCACGAGGACGTCAACGTCGCGATTGCCGTGGACACCCCACGTGGTCTGCTGACCCCGGTCATCCACAAGGCACAGGAAAAGACCCTGCCGGAGATCGCACAGGCTATCGCTGAGCTGGCTGACAAGGCCCGCAACAACAAGCTGAAGCCGAACGACCTGACCGGTGCTACCTTCACCGTGACCAACATCGGTTCCGAAGGTGCCCTGCTGGATACCCCGATTCTGGTTCCGCCGCAGGCAGGCATCCTGGGCACTGCCGCTATCACCAAGCGTGCAGTTGTCGTCACCGAGGACGGCCAGGACGCCATCGCTATTCGCCAGATGTGCTACCTGCCATTCACCTACGACCACCAGGTCGTCGATGGTGCAGATGCAGGTCGCTTCATCACCACCATCAGGGATCGTCTCGAGACCGCAGATTTCGAGGCTGACCTCGACATCTAAGGTCTAGATGACCGCAAGCGTTTCCCGCCGCAGTAGCTGATAATCAGCCGCTGCGGCGGTTTCGCGTTTTTCGCCACTACCCCCGTTGGGTAGACCGAATGT is a window of Corynebacterium camporealensis DNA encoding:
- a CDS encoding leucyl aminopeptidase, with protein sequence MAASTVDLPARGSFPEVKLAKKAPKKADALLVVAFKGEEGLELPASSLLGGSATRALYESLTAVGATGKANEVTRVPAPAKAGVASVIAVGLGDADELDDETMRRAAGTAARALKGVGTVATSLGDFGLAAAVEGIILGGYNHRGIRSSELADKEAPATVVFADDKSKAKEFEAAKIGAESVLLARDLVNTPSNFLYPESYAEFLRAQGEEVGLDVEILDEKELKKQGFGGILSVGQGSARPPRLVRLTWAPRKAKRSVALVGKGITFDTGGISLKPGSGMWDMISDMGGSAAMAASIIAAAKLELPVKVTATLPLAENMPSGSATRPGDVITHYGGKTSEVLNTDAEGRLVLADAIARASEDNPDYLLETATLTGAQMVALGDRTAGIMGSDELRDHLAELGRSVGENAWAMPLLEEHDEQLKSGNADMRNIHVKREGGMEFAGTYLKQFVGEGIEWAHIDIAGPSMNGGSAWGYTPKQATGVPVRTIIAALTEISQQKKKK
- the sucB gene encoding 2-oxoglutarate dehydrogenase, E2 component, dihydrolipoamide succinyltransferase — protein: MAHSVEMPELGESVTEGTISQWLKSVGDTVEVDEALLEVSTDKVDTEIPSPVAGTILEIKAEEDDTIEVGEVIAIIGDEDESANDSDDDDEDSKDESDDSSEDKDDEESDDSSDDKDEKKEKKSKGGSGDASDVEMPELGESVTEGTITQWLKSVGDEVEVDEPLLEVSTDKVDTEIPSPVAGTLIEILAEEDDTVEVGEVIARVGDEDAAGSSGDDDDEDEDDSKDEEKEESKEDSDDSSDDKDEKSEKKDKKESKGGSGEASDVEMPELGESVTEGTITQWLKSVGDEVEVDEPLLEVSTDKVDTEIPSPVAGTLVEILAEEDDTIEVGAVIARIGDEDAAESGDSDDDSDDEDESKDEENEKKSADSDEEQKDDSADSDDAKKKAKEKEESDDSSEDKDDKKSEPKDEKKSDDKKVNSGDDVPYVTPLVRKLAEKHGVDLKQVEGTGVGGRIRKQDVLAAAEEGEKPVEDKDSGSSDPRANWSTKSVDLDKQELIGTTQKVNRIREITATKMVEALQISAQLTHVQEVDMTAIWDLRKKSKQAFIDKHGANLSFLPFIVKATVEALVYHPNVNASYDPKSKEMTYHEDVNVAIAVDTPRGLLTPVIHKAQEKTLPEIAQAIAELADKARNNKLKPNDLTGATFTVTNIGSEGALLDTPILVPPQAGILGTAAITKRAVVVTEDGQDAIAIRQMCYLPFTYDHQVVDGADAGRFITTIRDRLETADFEADLDI